TCTTCATCGGCCTCGTGTTGTCATGCATTCTCACCGAGGTCGTACTTCAGATTGGCGGACTCTACGTTCGTGCAACGTCGGAGGCCGCGGCGTCTAGCTGGAAGAGCGGCTCGGCCGTTCGAGTTCTCGCTTTGGGCGATTCCAATACGTATGGCCTCTATCTCGAGGATCGCGATGACGCCTACCCGAGCGTCGTTCAAACGTTGTGGCGAGAACGGCACTCGCCCGAGCCGGCGATCGAGGTGATCAATGCCGGTGTTCCTGGCACAAACTCATCGAGGGTCCGAAGAGACATTCAGCGGCTCCTCGAGACCTTTCGTCCAGACGTGATCACGCTCATGGTCGGAGCAAACGATTACTGGACTGAACCTGTGCCTTTCCACGACGAATCACTGACGCTCGGAAATCGATTGTGGGAGTACTCCCGGCTCTATCGCCTCTTCTACATGCTACGTCGGACACTCGAAAACTATGAGGTACAGATCGAGTTCGACGACCCCGAAGGTTACCGTCCGAATCGTGGTACGATTCACTTCGGATCCAACAGGTTCGACCTCGGCTGGACCAAACAAAAAGACCAGGCAAGCCAGGTCTGGATCGACCAGCTCACCGAGAATCTAACTTCCATTGCCGACCTTGCAGAGACACTGGGCGTTCACACGATTCTTCTTACCTACCCGTCCCCGAGTCGAGCATCGTATTTATGGGCCAACGACCGGATCATCGCCGTCGCCGAGAAGCTCGAGGTTCTTCTAGTCGATTCACGCTCAGTTTTCATGAGAAATTGCGCTCAAGCGGCCTGCGGCAACCTTCTCTATACCGACCACCATCCAACGGCGCAGGGGCACCGATTGATCGCAGAAGCATTGCTCGATCAGCTGTTGATTGATCGGGGACTGGTGGCGTCGGACAAAGCGACGAGATGCAGTACAGAAGAAAGGATTCGTTCCCGTTGATTTCGTCCATTCGTTTCGATCCTCCAGGGTTGTGCCAGTGGCGGCTACCTATTTGTTCTTCCGGCGCTTCAAATGCCTGAGCAGCAAGCCACGCACGAAGCTGGAAAGCGACGCTTCGCCTGCGGCCTGGCTGAGTTCCTTGGGTTCCACTGCGGTCAAGTGAACGCGAACCTGCTTTGAGCGCACCAGCGCCGAGTCCTCGAGAGGCTTCTGTCCCGAACCGCCCCAGGAAATTTACCGAAGCTCGTAAGTCATTGAAAAGTGGAGCGCGAGACCGGGTTCGAACCGGCGACC
The Myxococcales bacterium genome window above contains:
- a CDS encoding SGNH/GDSL hydrolase family protein, producing the protein MLRKVVERLALVFIGLVLSCILTEVVLQIGGLYVRATSEAAASSWKSGSAVRVLALGDSNTYGLYLEDRDDAYPSVVQTLWRERHSPEPAIEVINAGVPGTNSSRVRRDIQRLLETFRPDVITLMVGANDYWTEPVPFHDESLTLGNRLWEYSRLYRLFYMLRRTLENYEVQIEFDDPEGYRPNRGTIHFGSNRFDLGWTKQKDQASQVWIDQLTENLTSIADLAETLGVHTILLTYPSPSRASYLWANDRIIAVAEKLEVLLVDSRSVFMRNCAQAACGNLLYTDHHPTAQGHRLIAEALLDQLLIDRGLVASDKATRCSTEERIRSR